Proteins from a genomic interval of Yarrowia lipolytica chromosome 1E, complete sequence:
- a CDS encoding 40S ribosomal protein uS3 (Compare to YALI0E23694g, some similarities with uniprot|P05750 Saccharomyces cerevisiae YNL178w RPS3 ribosomal protein S3, similar to Saccharomyces cerevisiae RPS3 (YNL178W); ancestral locus Anc_2.76), giving the protein MSSTVTISKKRKIVADGVFYAELNEFFTRELAEEGYSGVEVRLTPTKTEIVVRATHTNKVLGENGRRIRELMSLVQKRFRLPEGSVTIYAERVQERGLSAVAQCESVKYKLLNGLAIRRAAYGVVRYVMDAGAKGVEVVVSGKLRAARAKSMKFADGFMIHSGQPVNDFIDTATRHVLLRQGVLGVKVKIMRDPATSKKPGVPKSLPDAVTIFEPKEDAVVAEPMVKSYVVKTEVAAPAAAEPVEA; this is encoded by the coding sequence ATGTCCTCCACTGTCACCATTtccaagaagcgaaagatCGTCGCCGACGGTGTTTTCTACGCCGAGCTCAACGAGTTCTTCACCCGAGAGCTCGCCGAGGAGGGATACTCCGGCGTCGAGGTCCGACTCACCCCCACCAAGACTGAGATTGTTGTCCGAGCCAcccacaccaacaaggTCCTTGGTGAGAACGGCCGACGAATCCGAGAGCTCATGTCTCTGGTCCAGAAGCGATTCCGACTCCCCGAGGGATCCGTCACCATCTACGCTGAGCGAGTCCAGGAGCGAGGTCTGTCTGCCGTTGCCCAGTGCGAGTCCGTCAAGTacaagctgctcaacggTCTGGCCATCCGACGAGCCGCTTACGGTGTTGTCCGATACGTCATGGACGCCGGCGCCAAGGGtgttgaggttgttgtTTCCGGAAAGCTGCGAGCTGCCCGAGCCAAGTCCATGAAGTTTGCCGACGGTTTCATGATCCACTCCGGTCAGCCCGTCAACGACTTCATTGACACTGCCACCCGACACGTTCTGCTGCGACAGGGTGTGCTCGGtgtcaaggtcaagatCATGCGAGACCccgccacctccaagaagcCCGGTGTGCCCAAGTCTCTGCCCGATGCCGTCACCATCTtcgagcccaaggaggatgctgttgttgccgaGCCCATGGTCAAGTCTTACGTTGTCAAGACTGAGGTTGCTGCTcccgctgctgccgagcCCGTTGAGGCTTAA